Genomic segment of Candidatus Chlorohelix allophototropha:
CTCGTTTTTCCAAATCAACTTTTAAATCATTATGATTATAAATTTCACCGTTATAGACTAGTACAATATCTCCGGTTCTGTTTTTCATCGGCATATGCCCTGCCAAACTAAGGTCAAGAATACTAAGACGCAGGGAACCCAGTCCTATGGAAAATTTGGAAGTATTCTCCAGAAAGATGCCGGAATCGTCCGGACCCCGATGTGAAATTAACTGGCACATTTTTAGTAGTATATCTGGATTAACCGTTTTTTCCAGATCAATGATTCCGACAATACCACACATATTTTACCTTGATTATATATTTCATAGATTTTTGCCTCTGCCTACTTGCAAGTTTAGATAAACAATATACAGTGTGTCAACATTTGAAGAAAGTAAGGTTTTAATGCTCATATAAAAATTTCATTAAAATATTGTAGACTAGTGTCCGTGGTGATATAATAAACAATTATAACTATGCCGAAATCTAATTCTAACATTTTAAAATTAACAATCATCATTAGATAGATAAATGGAATCGGAAAAATGATCTGGTTTTTGGTTCATTTTCGGCTTAACCCGGTTTGATGTACGTTATTTTATCGCATATTTAGAATTATGGAAGGAAAGCAATTTGATGAGTGGTAAAGATAATGTTGGGGCTACTCCCTTTATCAGGGGACGGGTAAAATCAAGAATTAGTTTGCTCGCTTTTGCGCTTTTAGCCGTAGCTCTTTCGATAATATTTATGCCGGGTATTAAAAAGGCGCATGCTGCTACCTGTGCAGTACCATCGGGTTACACTACTATAAGCCTCGCTTTAGCTGCTGGGGCTGGGACCTGCGACACAATTAATGTTGCAGCAGGCACCTACAAGGAAACTCTTACCATTACCTACCCGGTTACTTTGCAGGGAGCCGGCGCTGCAACTACCATAATCCAAGACCCTGCTACCGTCAATCCATTTGCCGATATTTTAATCAGCATTAATGCCAGTAACGTGACAATCGACGGCTTTACCATAAGTGGCGCCGGTGCATTTACTACAAACAATGCCGTTTTTACGACGAAAACTTCCACTAACCTGAATATTCAGCATAATGTTGTCCAGAATTTCTTCCATGGTATCGTATTGACAGGACCGGATGATACCACTGAGTCTGGCGGTAATGTCATAAGCAATAACACGATAAGCGGTATTTATGGGCAGGGTCGAGCGATTGAAATGTATAATAATTTCTACGCTACGGTCCAAAACAATACCATTACGGATGCTTATATCGGAATCTCCTCTGAATATGCTACCGCCGGAACCGGCACTACCCCAATGCTGATTACCGGAAACACCATAACCTCAAGAGATACCGGCTTATATTTTCGTGAATTATTAAACACCCCTGTACCCTACACTATTAGCGGTAATACTATGCATACCGCCCCCATAACGGATGCGGCTACCCAGAATCAGAGGGGTATGCTTTTTGTCCATATAGATGGAAGTACAAGCCTGAGCGTAAGCAACAATAATGTAGATGGGGCTTTAATCGGCGCTTATATCTGCGGTGTGAGTGGTGCAGCAGGTCTGACCATTAGCGGTGGTACTTTAGATAACAATACCAACGGGGTAATCCTTGAGAATAAAAGTACAAACCCTGTTCTTTGTAGAGGTCAAGACACTCGCATCCCCCCCAACATCTTTACCTTTGGAGGATTAGTAACCCTCAGCGGTGTTACAATCCAAAATTCAATCGATAATGGCATCTGGATTCGCGATACCGATAATACCCAAACTGCGGCTAATTTTATCAAGTTAGTATTGACTAATGCAACCGCAATTACCAATTTTGGGATTGATGGTGTAAAGATTCAAAACCCCAACGCCCAGTTCGTCCCTAATAACGCTGCTTTTAGCGGACAGAGCGGAAGCCAATTATATATGGAATTGGTTGTTAACCCCATTGATATTGATGCAACCGCTACTACCTTTGAGGGCGTATTGGGGAATTCCCTATCTGGCACGCAATTACAATACGTTAAGGACCACAATCATTACAAGCTGCAAGACAATACCTTGGGAGATATCTTTATCAACCAGACCGGGATGATTGTTGCGCCTAAAAATATGCTTATTAAAACATTGACTACTGATTTGCATAGCAACTTTGCCAAGTTTTCTATCACAAACACGGCGCTATCTCCCGGAACGCTTGCCTGGTCACTGGGTAACTTTAGCTATACCGGCGATTTAAGCAATTGGCTATCCTGCGCTGCAACAAGCGGAAGCCTAGTTCCGGGAAATTCAGTTGATGTTAATTGCACGCTCGCTGCCATTGGTCGTCCGGGTACGTATCAGGTTACCATTCCGGTAGATTCTGTTCCTACCATTC
This window contains:
- a CDS encoding right-handed parallel beta-helix repeat-containing protein, translated to MSGKDNVGATPFIRGRVKSRISLLAFALLAVALSIIFMPGIKKAHAATCAVPSGYTTISLALAAGAGTCDTINVAAGTYKETLTITYPVTLQGAGAATTIIQDPATVNPFADILISINASNVTIDGFTISGAGAFTTNNAVFTTKTSTNLNIQHNVVQNFFHGIVLTGPDDTTESGGNVISNNTISGIYGQGRAIEMYNNFYATVQNNTITDAYIGISSEYATAGTGTTPMLITGNTITSRDTGLYFRELLNTPVPYTISGNTMHTAPITDAATQNQRGMLFVHIDGSTSLSVSNNNVDGALIGAYICGVSGAAGLTISGGTLDNNTNGVILENKSTNPVLCRGQDTRIPPNIFTFGGLVTLSGVTIQNSIDNGIWIRDTDNTQTAANFIKLVLTNATAITNFGIDGVKIQNPNAQFVPNNAAFSGQSGSQLYMELVVNPIDIDATATTFEGVLGNSLSGTQLQYVKDHNHYKLQDNTLGDIFINQTGMIVAPKNMLIKTLTTDLHSNFAKFSITNTALSPGTLAWSLGNFSYTGDLSNWLSCAATSGSLVPGNSVDVNCTLAAIGRPGTYQVTIPVDSVPTIPPILNPNQVVTIILIVGLPEPGDLVAQLRVTPDREVSNVAGSLVTYNILVKNISNSGIAQDINVRVPIDPNLETGYATFTNPKAWVKAIVLDAPTPYVLIGLPNLGAGVTVGGTLVFRVKQADTTGASLFARFTVDWYNGIHPVNTTSNGARVFFSANGDRNETDGNVLLFSPPTSQVKSGDSLDIVSDFYAPSEIVDLWYTDKNGQSVSLGYQWANRDGILVIHLSTNSLIAGESYVVAGHGRRSDIIGSAVLYILP